A genomic window from Algoriphagus sp. Y33 includes:
- a CDS encoding DNA-binding protein translates to MKVPVYLGENIPSIDVAAKIADSLGVTLDYLVKDGEYERIDNETLKKLKEIQNLDPENKSHVFATIDDFIKAAKLKSIAAL, encoded by the coding sequence TTGAAGGTTCCGGTTTACCTGGGTGAAAACATCCCATCAATTGACGTGGCCGCAAAGATCGCCGACTCACTCGGGGTCACACTGGATTATCTGGTCAAGGATGGGGAGTACGAGCGCATTGACAACGAAACCCTCAAAAAACTCAAGGAGATACAAAATCTCGATCCCGAAAACAAGTCACACGTCTTCGCAACCATCGATGACTTCATCAAGGCCGCCAAACTCAAAAGTATCGCTGCGCTGTAA
- a CDS encoding RHS repeat protein — MHGLQTGKKVKDLETGHFYTTAFYYDNKGRVVQTLGQHQVGGTVRSSTAYNFEDQPTHRLTANSLSSNYTVLRAYTYNVIGQLEKITHKVGSGSVKNLAQYTYDDLGRQTGKTFPTVASNANQTGTYNIRGWLTGQGSGYTGIFRQTLYYNSGVTANRFNGNIAGISWTGGQETTPVTRTYNYAYDNANRITGATFTSTATGENSRYNLSGIAYDANGNIKTMTRRGERAAGNYNIVDALTYSYATNTTFGDIYSNRLLGVADGQSSNTFTSKDFKPNTGATGNYLYDANGNQRVNKDRRISETKFNHLNLPEEITFSTGGKLKFAYDAEGNKLTQKAYDSSGSLTKTRDYIGEVVLLNGALDYLVHEEGRIVAEENQLWSEFYVKDHLGNVRQVLRSPTVQAFTATMETGRAASEELEFSMVSESRQTEPEHNVTEGGNKVAWLNADRGRMVGPGRTQEIYAGDSLKLQVHGKYLEDKNQKVNAASFMAAGGRERLVADLNELALSTQRAGGANPIALLNLADILAKDLQKKEAPEAYLMYALYDQDSNRYEVGKKVLSKNAANRHEVLEENMYISKDGYMETFVVNETSEDVWFDNMTVMSVSSAIVQETHYDPWGLELKGLGFQHGLYKANKYLYQGKEMMDDQNLNIYDFEARGYDPVIGRTLQIDPHADNYYALSPYSWVANNPLNVIDPTGMDTVNINNLNWPTFKTDEDELVLNEVIVSASASDKPADATKEHIPMWLLGSGDKVMGHRDGLSGLEDFFGKRTYGPFDVNAQGRIIGLTPTTGVGPDVGRIGPARGIKTVRDLFAAGKKLPKVKGGGQISIKGNIDDVFNSISKGRKTEVLKGDRVQTTLKDGTILTKYPASSGPPTIQVNQGGKITKVRFE, encoded by the coding sequence GTGCACGGGCTACAGACAGGCAAAAAGGTCAAGGACCTGGAGACCGGGCATTTTTATACCACGGCTTTTTATTACGACAACAAAGGCAGGGTGGTCCAGACACTGGGGCAGCATCAGGTTGGCGGAACGGTACGGTCTTCCACCGCCTATAACTTTGAGGACCAGCCTACCCACCGCCTGACCGCCAATTCCCTGTCCTCCAATTACACGGTTCTCCGCGCCTATACCTACAACGTGATCGGGCAGCTGGAGAAGATTACCCATAAAGTGGGAAGCGGGTCCGTAAAGAACCTTGCCCAATACACCTACGATGACCTGGGCAGGCAGACAGGCAAGACCTTTCCGACGGTGGCCTCCAATGCCAACCAGACGGGCACGTACAATATCCGGGGCTGGCTGACAGGGCAGGGCTCAGGATATACGGGAATCTTCAGGCAGACCTTGTATTATAACAGCGGGGTGACTGCCAACAGGTTCAACGGGAACATAGCGGGGATTTCCTGGACAGGGGGACAGGAGACCACCCCGGTCACCCGTACCTACAACTATGCGTATGACAATGCGAACAGGATCACTGGAGCCACATTCACTTCAACGGCCACCGGGGAAAACAGCCGCTACAACCTGAGCGGGATCGCCTACGATGCCAACGGGAACATCAAGACCATGACCCGGCGGGGAGAAAGGGCTGCCGGGAACTATAACATAGTCGATGCACTGACTTATAGTTATGCGACCAACACCACCTTTGGGGATATCTATTCCAACAGGCTGCTGGGAGTGGCAGACGGACAAAGCTCCAATACTTTTACCTCCAAAGATTTCAAGCCCAACACCGGGGCAACGGGGAATTACCTTTATGATGCCAACGGGAACCAGCGGGTGAACAAAGACAGGAGAATTTCGGAGACCAAATTCAACCACCTGAACCTTCCCGAAGAGATCACTTTCTCCACGGGAGGCAAGCTGAAATTTGCCTACGATGCGGAAGGGAACAAACTGACCCAGAAGGCTTACGACAGCAGCGGATCCCTGACCAAGACCCGGGATTACATCGGTGAGGTAGTGCTTCTGAACGGAGCCCTGGATTATCTGGTGCATGAGGAGGGAAGGATAGTTGCGGAGGAGAACCAACTTTGGAGTGAATTTTATGTGAAGGACCATCTGGGGAATGTAAGACAGGTGCTGCGCAGTCCTACTGTCCAGGCCTTTACGGCCACGATGGAGACAGGCCGTGCAGCGTCAGAGGAGCTGGAGTTTTCCATGGTATCGGAATCCAGACAGACCGAGCCCGAGCATAATGTGACCGAGGGCGGAAACAAGGTGGCCTGGCTGAATGCCGACCGTGGAAGAATGGTGGGACCCGGAAGAACCCAGGAAATCTATGCGGGTGACAGTTTAAAACTTCAGGTACACGGCAAATACCTGGAGGACAAAAACCAAAAAGTGAACGCCGCAAGCTTTATGGCAGCGGGGGGCAGGGAAAGACTGGTGGCAGACCTGAACGAACTGGCGTTGAGCACCCAGCGTGCGGGCGGTGCAAATCCCATTGCCCTGCTGAATCTGGCGGATATCCTGGCCAAGGACCTACAGAAGAAAGAAGCTCCCGAGGCCTATCTGATGTATGCACTCTATGATCAGGACAGCAACAGATATGAGGTGGGCAAGAAAGTCCTTTCTAAAAATGCTGCAAACCGGCATGAAGTGTTGGAAGAGAATATGTATATTTCCAAAGACGGATATATGGAGACCTTTGTGGTAAACGAAACCTCGGAGGATGTCTGGTTTGACAATATGACGGTGATGAGTGTGAGTTCGGCCATAGTACAGGAAACACATTATGATCCCTGGGGACTGGAACTGAAAGGACTGGGCTTTCAGCATGGATTATACAAGGCAAACAAGTACCTCTATCAGGGTAAAGAGATGATGGATGACCAAAATCTCAATATTTATGATTTTGAAGCCCGTGGATATGACCCCGTCATAGGTAGGACTTTGCAGATCGATCCCCATGCGGATAATTATTATGCTTTGTCTCCCTACAGTTGGGTAGCCAATAATCCGCTTAACGTTATTGACCCGACCGGAATGGATACGGTAAACATAAATAATCTTAATTGGCCAACCTTTAAAACAGATGAAGATGAGTTGGTTTTAAATGAGGTTATAGTGTCCGCAAGTGCGTCTGATAAACCTGCAGATGCAACAAAAGAACATATTCCAATGTGGTTGCTTGGAAGTGGGGATAAGGTAATGGGGCACAGAGATGGGCTTTCTGGTCTTGAAGATTTTTTTGGTAAAAGGACGTACGGACCTTTTGATGTTAATGCGCAGGGAAGGATAATCGGATTAACTCCTACGACAGGTGTTGGGCCAGACGTAGGAAGAATAGGACCAGCTAGGGGAATAAAAACAGTCCGTGACTTATTTGCAGCTGGGAAAAAGTTACCTAAGGTTAAAGGGGGAGGGCAGATTTCAATTAAAGGAAATATTGATGACGTGTTTAATTCGATATCTAAAGGAAGGAAGACTGAAGTCCTGAAGGGAGATCGGGTTCAGACAACATTAAAGGATGGAACAATTTTAACAAAATATCCTGCTTCTTCTGGTCCTCCAACAATTCAGGTAAATCAAGGTGGTAAAATAACTAAAGTTAGATTTGAATAA
- a CDS encoding RHS repeat-associated core domain-containing protein: METFVVNETSEDVWFDNMMVMSVSSAIIQETHYDPWGLELTGLGYQYGGIKANKYLYQGKEMMDDHNLNIYDFEARGYDPVIGRTIQMDPHAESYYNLSPYSWVANNPLSVIDPTGMDTVNVNNLDMRTFNPDVDVVGLDEVVVSASGGSDEPADATRENIPIWLLREGDKVMGHRDGISGLEDFFGKRTYGPFDVNAQGRIIGLTPTTGVGPDVGRGGAARGGKWIYGRFKTFTKWANQLAKRGWTEKQITEAITSGKTFSAINNVNKANAATRYVHPTTGQSVVVDDVTKELLHVGGPGFKY; encoded by the coding sequence ATGGAAACCTTTGTGGTGAACGAAACTTCTGAGGACGTATGGTTTGACAATATGATGGTGATGAGTGTGAGTTCGGCCATAATACAAGAAACTCATTATGATCCCTGGGGATTGGAGCTGACGGGACTTGGGTATCAGTATGGAGGCATCAAGGCAAACAAGTACCTCTATCAGGGCAAAGAGATGATGGATGACCATAATTTAAATATTTACGATTTTGAAGCCCGTGGTTATGATCCGGTGATTGGGAGAACCATACAGATGGATCCGCATGCGGAAAGTTATTACAATTTGTCGCCTTACAGTTGGGTAGCCAATAATCCGCTAAGTGTAATTGATCCGACCGGAATGGATACGGTCAATGTGAATAACCTTGATATGCGAACCTTCAATCCGGATGTGGATGTCGTGGGTCTGGATGAGGTGGTAGTTTCTGCAAGTGGTGGATCAGATGAACCTGCGGATGCGACCAGAGAGAATATTCCAATCTGGCTGCTCCGTGAAGGTGATAAAGTGATGGGGCACAGAGATGGGATTTCTGGTCTTGAAGATTTTTTTGGTAAAAGGACTTACGGACCTTTTGATGTTAATGCGCAGGGAAGGATAATCGGACTAACTCCTACTACAGGTGTTGGGCCTGATGTGGGCAGGGGAGGTGCAGCAAGGGGAGGTAAATGGATTTATGGACGTTTTAAAACGTTTACCAAATGGGCTAACCAGCTTGCAAAAAGAGGGTGGACCGAAAAGCAAATAACAGAAGCTATTACCAGTGGGAAAACTTTTAGTGCGATAAATAATGTAAATAAGGCTAATGCAGCAACAAGGTACGTTCACCCAACAACTGGACAATCAGTAGTTGTCGATGATGTTACAAAGGAACTACTCCATGTTGGAGGCCCTGGCTTTAAATATTAA
- a CDS encoding helix-turn-helix transcriptional regulator — translation MAAESGVSREMIGKYERGDAVPSIEAAKKIADAFGVSLDYLVGEGINSSFDKKTVKRLQDIEKLQPEDREHIFALMDAFLFKCQVQNSLSV, via the coding sequence CAGGGAGATGATCGGCAAGTACGAGCGAGGGGATGCCGTCCCCTCCATCGAGGCGGCAAAAAAAATAGCCGATGCCTTCGGCGTATCGCTGGACTATCTGGTCGGTGAGGGGATCAACAGCTCCTTCGACAAAAAAACCGTCAAACGCCTGCAGGACATCGAAAAACTGCAGCCCGAGGACAGGGAACACATATTCGCCCTGATGGACGCATTCCTGTTCAAGTGCCAGGTGCAGAACTCACTCAGTGTATAA